The Stenotrophomonas sp. BIO128-Bstrain region TCTGCAGAATCTCCGTGCGGTGGTACTCCATGTACACACGTTGCTCGGCGGATAGCGGCTTGATGACTGCCGGCTGGCCGAGTCCCCAGCGCTTCTGCACTTCGGCGGGCAGTCGCTTGCTGACGATGAGCTCTCCGGCATCGTCGAACGAGATAAATCCCTTATCGAACAAGCGATCCACATGCGGCGAGAGCAGCAATCCGTTGTTCCCATCTAGCCGTGCCGTGTTGTCACTCTTTGACCAGGGTCTGATATGGCTTGCAGTGAGAAAACGCTGATCGTCCAACCCAGTAACGCGGCATCGCACTTCGGTTGCGCCCACGCGTTGGCGGAACATCCCTTGCCCTCTGCGGGCCTTGATCAGCTGCTCCTTCTCCGTCGCTGTCAGACTCTTGTCCTGACGAATCGCGTTTGTCGCGGCATCTGCGATCCCATCCTCACCTTGTTCACCGATAAGTGAAAGAAGCGCCTTAGCCAAGGGAAGAGGGATATGGGCCAGGTAGACCTGGTTTGCGTCTCCGTTGGACTGGAGCGGCGAGTACTTGTCAGGCAACAGCGGCGCCAAGGTATCCATGTGGTCTCGAGGGCGCAGCTTGGCTTCAAGAAGCGTGTAGTCGACTTTTACGTACCAGCCTTTTTCCGTCCAATTGGGGTCAGCCGTCTTGAACTCAGCAGGCTTGTTCCGACTCTTGTGCGGCTCCAAAACGACG contains the following coding sequences:
- a CDS encoding HNH endonuclease, whose product is MTEEIGTGMNYWWVNQNKTFKIALNGGYLWSPKERKDGVRSEFYDNMTKVQPGDIVFSFVDTYIQALAVVLEPHKSRNKPAEFKTADPNWTEKGWYVKVDYTLLEAKLRPRDHMDTLAPLLPDKYSPLQSNGDANQVYLAHIPLPLAKALLSLIGEQGEDGIADAATNAIRQDKSLTATEKEQLIKARRGQGMFRQRVGATEVRCRVTGLDDQRFLTASHIRPWSKSDNTARLDGNNGLLLSPHVDRLFDKGFISFDDAGELIVSKRLPAEVQKRWGLGQPAVIKPLSAEQRVYMEYHRTEILQK